A single genomic interval of Rhodothermales bacterium harbors:
- a CDS encoding 4Fe-4S binding protein — MAEPVVFQVNWNSCIRCGACVAVCPHPPGFITPFDTIAVDEPCDIACMRCEAICPVTAIDHVVAPEATAMIA, encoded by the coding sequence ATGGCCGAGCCTGTCGTCTTCCAGGTCAACTGGAACAGCTGCATCCGCTGCGGCGCCTGTGTCGCCGTCTGCCCCCATCCCCCGGGATTCATCACGCCGTTCGACACCATCGCGGTCGATGAACCGTGCGACATCGCGTGTATGCGGTGCGAAGCCATCTGCCCGGTGACCGCCATCGATCACGTCGTGGCGCCAGAGGCCACGGCGATGATTGCGTAG
- a CDS encoding NAD(P)/FAD-dependent oxidoreductase, whose translation MQRETPFDFDVVVIGSGPAGASTARYAAVGGLRVLLVDKRQELGAPIQCSGAVSAHALADADIAPEDEFVVCPIYGFAVYDSDGRQTRLDYRHLKPDDYGHRPLGYVVDRRRFDRYGMTLAERAGVTVWLKTEAAGFRPAGEGRVALDLRRFGEPVTVHARVVVAADGLMSQIGKWAGLRTDIRLSELASCLQYVVDGVATDGLLEIVTGHGCAPGGYAWVFPKGGGYAEIGLGVIRSATDRDAKTHLQRFMRASFMAERFRNARILEIQGGGVPLAAPLKQPYADNLLLVGDAARHVNPITGGGIHTALRGGVIAGSFLAEHLGAGRPTDADALAGYHERWLGEMGDALWRIYAIKRAIFRDKDPAVQDRQLYDALASYFHPDSAFKKV comes from the coding sequence GTGCAACGCGAAACGCCTTTCGACTTCGACGTGGTGGTGATCGGGTCGGGGCCGGCCGGCGCCTCGACGGCGCGTTACGCTGCGGTGGGCGGACTGCGCGTCCTGCTGGTCGACAAGCGCCAGGAACTCGGCGCCCCCATCCAGTGCTCGGGCGCCGTCAGCGCACATGCCCTGGCGGATGCGGACATCGCACCCGAGGACGAATTCGTCGTCTGCCCGATCTACGGCTTCGCCGTGTACGATTCCGACGGCCGGCAGACGCGGCTCGACTACCGCCATCTCAAGCCAGATGACTACGGGCACCGACCGCTCGGGTATGTCGTGGATCGACGGCGATTCGACCGTTATGGCATGACGCTCGCCGAACGCGCCGGCGTCACGGTGTGGCTCAAGACGGAAGCCGCCGGCTTTCGCCCCGCCGGCGAGGGGCGCGTCGCGCTCGACCTGCGGCGCTTCGGCGAACCCGTCACTGTCCACGCCCGCGTCGTCGTCGCGGCGGATGGCCTAATGTCCCAGATCGGAAAGTGGGCCGGCCTGCGCACGGACATCCGCCTCAGCGAACTCGCCTCCTGTCTCCAGTATGTGGTGGATGGGGTGGCGACGGACGGCCTGCTCGAAATCGTAACCGGCCACGGATGCGCCCCGGGCGGCTACGCGTGGGTGTTTCCGAAAGGAGGCGGGTACGCGGAAATCGGCCTCGGCGTCATCCGGTCCGCTACCGACCGCGACGCAAAAACACATCTCCAGCGATTCATGCGCGCGTCGTTTATGGCGGAGCGGTTTCGTAACGCCCGCATCCTCGAAATCCAGGGCGGCGGCGTGCCGCTCGCGGCCCCGCTCAAACAGCCGTATGCCGACAACCTGCTGCTCGTCGGCGACGCGGCGCGGCACGTCAATCCGATCACGGGCGGCGGCATCCACACGGCGCTCCGCGGCGGCGTCATCGCCGGCTCGTTTCTGGCGGAACACCTCGGCGCCGGCCGGCCCACCGACGCGGACGCCCTCGCCGGCTACCACGAACGGTGGCTGGGTGAAATGGGGGACGCGTTGTGGCGGATCTACGCTATCAAACGGGCTATCTTTCGGGATAAGGACCCCGCCGTGCAGGACCGCCAGTTGTACGACGCCCTCGCCAGCTACTTCCATCCCGACTCCGCATTCAAGAAGGTGTAG
- a CDS encoding Gfo/Idh/MocA family oxidoreductase, with protein sequence MKTPRSLNRRHFLQTVAATAATVSILPRHVLGGPGFVAPSDLLVIAGVGVGGMGRVYLENVATENIAVLCDVDPTFAAPVYATYPAAKTYTDFRRMFDQETGIDAVVIGTPDHTHAVIALAALQRGKHVYCAKPLTRTIHESRRLLEATRTAGVATQMSTQGQAEEGPRRLREMIGAGAIGGIHAVHIWSDRPIWPQGITRPAETMAVPPGLDWDLWLGPASYRPYHEAYHPFRFRGWLDFGTGALGDMGCHSFDPVFRALELSAPTAVHASSTKMLGETFPAASTVHYDFPVRGEKPPVRLTWYDGGLKPARPHELSPMQELAGDGILFEGEKGKILCGFTGQNPRLLPDSEMAHYQPPPQTLAPSIGHYNEWVAACKGGEPAPCRFEWGAPLTEIVLLGNIALQTGRSLQWDSRQARFTNDEMANAMIEAPYREGWTL encoded by the coding sequence ATGAAAACGCCTCGTTCGCTCAATCGCCGTCATTTCCTTCAAACGGTCGCCGCCACAGCCGCCACGGTCTCCATCTTGCCCCGGCACGTCCTCGGTGGCCCTGGGTTCGTCGCCCCTAGCGACCTCCTTGTGATCGCCGGCGTCGGCGTCGGCGGGATGGGCCGCGTCTACCTGGAAAACGTCGCGACCGAGAACATCGCCGTCCTGTGTGATGTGGACCCCACGTTCGCCGCCCCCGTCTACGCGACGTACCCGGCCGCAAAAACGTATACGGATTTTCGACGGATGTTCGACCAGGAGACGGGCATCGACGCCGTGGTGATCGGTACGCCGGACCACACACACGCCGTCATCGCACTCGCTGCGTTGCAGCGCGGCAAACACGTCTACTGCGCCAAACCACTCACCCGGACCATCCACGAAAGCCGACGTCTGCTCGAGGCCACCCGGACCGCCGGCGTGGCTACGCAGATGAGCACCCAGGGCCAGGCCGAAGAAGGCCCTCGCCGGCTGCGCGAGATGATCGGCGCCGGCGCCATCGGTGGCATCCATGCTGTCCATATCTGGTCGGACCGACCCATCTGGCCCCAGGGCATCACCCGCCCGGCGGAGACGATGGCCGTGCCGCCAGGGCTCGACTGGGACCTGTGGCTCGGGCCGGCGTCCTACCGTCCCTACCACGAAGCCTACCACCCCTTCCGCTTCCGGGGATGGCTCGACTTTGGCACCGGCGCGCTCGGCGACATGGGATGCCATAGCTTCGACCCGGTCTTCCGGGCCCTCGAACTCAGCGCCCCCACCGCCGTACACGCCAGCTCCACCAAGATGCTCGGCGAGACCTTCCCCGCAGCCTCCACCGTCCACTACGATTTCCCGGTCCGGGGCGAAAAACCGCCCGTCCGCCTCACCTGGTACGACGGCGGGCTGAAACCGGCACGCCCGCACGAACTCTCTCCGATGCAAGAACTCGCCGGCGACGGCATCCTGTTCGAAGGCGAAAAAGGGAAGATCCTGTGCGGCTTCACCGGGCAGAACCCTCGCCTGCTTCCTGATTCCGAGATGGCCCACTACCAGCCGCCTCCCCAGACGCTCGCGCCCTCGATCGGCCACTACAACGAATGGGTCGCGGCTTGCAAGGGCGGTGAGCCGGCGCCGTGTCGCTTCGAATGGGGCGCGCCGCTGACGGAGATCGTCCTCCTGGGGAATATCGCGCTCCAGACCGGGCGGTCCCTCCAATGGGATTCGCGACAGGCCCGCTTCACCAACGACGAGATGGCTAATGCGATGATCGAGGCGCCCTACCGGGAAGGATGGACATTGTGA
- a CDS encoding sugar phosphate isomerase/epimerase, which yields MSNRSRTVDEASSRLSRRHFLGTAATAAAAYSLWPGSVRGSAPAILKKAAGVKIGAITYSFRALPSSAEELLGYLKKAGMDTTELMGGPAEEFAGGPKAPSWSRVGTRMTDAERAEFQKAREAHDKEAAAWRKTAGMAKFEELGKMYRDNGIEIDILKLGDPRWSDAEIDYAFRAAKAVGARGISFEISDDAAARMGPFATKHQMLIGMHNHTQVAEEGFTFDKPLSTSKYSMLNLDIGHYVAGLGTSPIPIIRKYHDRISHLHVKDRQTAANGGANLPWGQGDTPIGEVLRLLRDEQYPITAMIELEYDVPADSDVLTEMAKCVAFCRGTLS from the coding sequence ATGAGCAACCGTTCACGCACCGTCGACGAGGCATCGTCACGTCTCTCCCGCCGTCATTTCCTTGGCACCGCGGCGACCGCCGCGGCGGCCTATTCCCTCTGGCCTGGTTCGGTGCGCGGTAGCGCTCCCGCCATCCTCAAGAAAGCCGCCGGCGTCAAGATTGGCGCCATCACCTACAGCTTTCGCGCCCTGCCGAGTAGTGCCGAGGAACTGCTCGGTTACCTCAAAAAAGCCGGGATGGACACGACGGAACTGATGGGCGGCCCCGCCGAGGAATTTGCCGGCGGCCCCAAGGCGCCCAGCTGGTCGCGTGTCGGCACCCGGATGACGGATGCGGAGCGCGCCGAATTCCAGAAGGCCCGCGAGGCGCACGACAAAGAAGCGGCCGCCTGGCGTAAAACGGCCGGCATGGCGAAGTTCGAGGAACTCGGGAAGATGTACCGCGACAACGGCATCGAGATCGACATCCTCAAACTCGGCGACCCCCGCTGGTCGGATGCCGAGATCGACTACGCCTTCCGCGCCGCAAAGGCCGTCGGCGCCCGCGGCATCTCGTTCGAAATCTCGGATGACGCCGCCGCCCGCATGGGGCCCTTTGCGACGAAGCACCAGATGCTTATCGGCATGCACAACCATACCCAGGTGGCCGAGGAGGGCTTTACGTTCGACAAGCCGCTCTCCACCTCGAAGTACAGCATGCTGAACCTGGATATCGGCCACTATGTCGCCGGCCTGGGCACCTCGCCCATCCCGATCATCCGCAAATACCACGATCGCATATCGCACCTCCACGTAAAGGACCGCCAGACGGCGGCCAACGGCGGCGCGAACCTGCCGTGGGGCCAGGGAGATACGCCGATCGGCGAAGTGCTCCGCCTGCTGCGCGACGAGCAGTACCCGATCACCGCGATGATCGAACTGGAATACGACGTGCCGGCCGATAGCGATGTGCTCACAGAAATGGCCAAGTGCGTGGCGTTCTGCCGCGGCACGTTGTCCTGA
- a CDS encoding MFS transporter, with translation MLTHLRRFSREPAFIRIGVVFAIHAILFAFWVTRIPEIKAALNLSEGALGVALFFLPLGALVAMLSVSWLTHRFGVGAVTIWTTTAMIISMILPFLAPNAVTLGAYLFVVGVTGGAMDISMNALVATLERSHQTVIMSTCHGFFSLGGMIGALLGSALIAAEVAALPQMAAGIALMLFVTHRWLRPMLSPIRETAGEGGAAFALPGRALLALSVIAFCSMQGEGIIADWSAVFLEDLPDSRPFMWGLGYAGFSLTMTLGRFSGDQLIQQRGARAVLLGAFGIVTAGLALTISGNAWMGIAGFTVAGLGYALLVPIVFSEAAKKPGVRPSQGIAGVATVGYTGFLLGPVVMGGIAHVASLTVGFGYLIGLSALGWLVAARAVKRP, from the coding sequence ATGCTTACCCATCTCCGCCGCTTTTCCCGGGAACCTGCCTTCATTCGTATCGGCGTTGTGTTCGCCATCCACGCCATCCTCTTTGCGTTCTGGGTGACGCGTATCCCGGAGATCAAAGCCGCCCTGAATCTGAGCGAGGGAGCGCTCGGCGTTGCCCTGTTTTTTCTGCCTCTGGGTGCGCTGGTGGCGATGCTCAGTGTCTCCTGGCTGACCCATCGTTTTGGCGTGGGGGCCGTGACGATCTGGACGACGACCGCCATGATCATCAGCATGATCCTCCCTTTCCTGGCGCCGAACGCTGTGACGCTGGGCGCGTACCTGTTTGTGGTGGGCGTGACCGGAGGGGCGATGGATATCTCGATGAACGCGCTGGTGGCCACGCTGGAGCGAAGCCACCAGACGGTCATCATGTCCACCTGCCATGGTTTTTTCAGCCTGGGGGGCATGATTGGCGCCCTCCTTGGCAGCGCGCTAATTGCGGCGGAGGTGGCGGCCCTGCCCCAGATGGCCGCCGGCATCGCCCTCATGTTATTCGTAACCCACCGCTGGCTGCGCCCCATGCTGAGCCCGATTCGGGAAACAGCCGGCGAAGGCGGCGCAGCCTTCGCCCTGCCCGGCAGGGCCCTGCTCGCGCTTTCGGTCATCGCGTTCTGCTCGATGCAGGGCGAGGGCATCATCGCGGACTGGAGCGCGGTCTTCCTGGAAGACCTGCCGGATTCCAGGCCGTTCATGTGGGGCCTCGGCTACGCCGGCTTCTCCCTCACGATGACGCTGGGGCGATTCTCCGGGGATCAGTTGATCCAGCAGCGGGGCGCGCGCGCCGTGCTGCTCGGCGCCTTCGGCATCGTCACGGCCGGGCTGGCGCTGACCATCAGCGGCAATGCCTGGATGGGCATCGCCGGCTTTACCGTCGCTGGCCTGGGATATGCGCTGCTGGTGCCGATCGTGTTCAGCGAAGCCGCCAAAAAGCCCGGCGTGCGGCCTTCGCAGGGCATCGCCGGCGTCGCCACGGTGGGGTACACGGGGTTTTTGTTGGGGCCGGTCGTGATGGGCGGCATCGCCCACGTCGCCTCGCTCACGGTGGGGTTCGGGTATCTCATCGGGCTGTCGGCGCTCGGGTGGTTGGTAGCGGCGAGGGCGGTGAAGCGGCCCTGA
- a CDS encoding ROK family protein — translation MGTSTDRFYAGLDIGGTTIKSVLVNLNGEQASDFVEVPSRVAVGYEATIVQLNEALLRLAASAGTTRDTIRAAGIDVPAANSGGVIWARANLAQDWVGKNIQNIFSERAGMPVYVTNDGNAAALGEYMVRRKHLGSLLYVAPGTGLAGGLVTSGGKIYEGANGLALEVGHISAPFLEDDGALPPCSCGWTGCVEAWVSLVALRRRLRLELAKPQWAGHPLNDPAMSIEDKAFKLRNYADKDDALAIQLFKQQGFIFGYAIADLVRVFDPGLVVVGGGLAEASFRDRYMGWVMEGFKERAWPIYVTSPIDETVTTRFEWATAGDSAGALGMGFAALEMFRD, via the coding sequence ATGGGGACATCTACAGATCGTTTTTATGCCGGATTGGACATCGGGGGCACCACCATCAAGTCGGTGCTCGTCAACCTCAACGGGGAGCAGGCCAGTGACTTCGTGGAGGTGCCGAGTCGGGTGGCCGTGGGGTATGAGGCGACGATCGTACAGCTTAACGAGGCACTCCTCCGCCTGGCCGCCAGCGCCGGCACGACGCGAGACACGATCCGCGCCGCCGGCATCGACGTGCCGGCCGCCAACAGCGGCGGCGTTATCTGGGCGCGCGCCAACCTGGCGCAGGACTGGGTCGGGAAGAACATCCAGAACATCTTCTCCGAGCGCGCCGGCATGCCCGTGTACGTCACGAACGACGGCAATGCGGCCGCCCTCGGCGAGTACATGGTCCGGCGGAAACACCTCGGCAGCCTGCTCTATGTCGCCCCCGGCACCGGGCTCGCCGGCGGGCTCGTCACGTCGGGTGGGAAGATCTACGAAGGCGCGAACGGCCTCGCCCTGGAAGTTGGCCACATCTCCGCGCCGTTCCTTGAGGACGACGGCGCGCTACCGCCGTGCTCGTGCGGCTGGACGGGATGTGTCGAGGCCTGGGTGTCGCTGGTGGCGCTGCGCCGGCGGCTGCGGCTCGAACTGGCCAAGCCGCAGTGGGCCGGCCACCCGCTGAACGATCCCGCGATGTCGATCGAGGATAAGGCTTTCAAGCTGCGGAATTATGCGGATAAGGACGACGCCCTCGCCATCCAACTCTTTAAACAGCAGGGCTTTATCTTCGGGTATGCCATTGCGGATCTGGTGCGCGTGTTTGATCCGGGGCTTGTGGTCGTCGGCGGCGGTCTCGCCGAGGCGTCCTTCCGGGACCGGTACATGGGTTGGGTGATGGAAGGATTTAAAGAGCGCGCCTGGCCGATCTACGTGACGAGCCCAATCGACGAGACCGTGACCACCCGCTTCGAGTGGGCCACCGCCGGCGACTCCGCGGGCGCCCTCGGTATGGGCTTCGCGGCGCTGGAGATGTTTCGGGATTGA